The following proteins are encoded in a genomic region of Candidatus Acidiferrales bacterium:
- a CDS encoding crossover junction endodeoxyribonuclease RuvC, which produces MTKKKTDRILAIDPGTQNMGFAVFNGKTLVHYGVATIMQRNSSREILTEGRKIIKELLDDFHPSLLVVEKTLFANNKDSAVLNEFTKEIVAIGRKKRIKTLTLSANTVRKEICGDGMAGKQEVATKMVEQFPELKPYLHSDRRWKEEFFYNMFDAVCLGAAALRRLE; this is translated from the coding sequence ATGACGAAAAAGAAAACCGATAGGATCTTAGCGATAGACCCTGGCACGCAAAACATGGGTTTCGCCGTCTTCAACGGAAAGACGCTGGTACACTATGGCGTGGCAACGATCATGCAAAGAAATTCTTCCCGCGAAATCCTTACGGAAGGACGGAAAATCATTAAAGAACTCTTGGATGATTTTCATCCGAGTCTGCTCGTTGTCGAAAAAACATTGTTCGCAAACAACAAGGACAGCGCTGTCCTAAATGAGTTCACTAAAGAAATTGTCGCCATAGGCAGAAAGAAACGGATCAAGACTCTCACATTGTCAGCCAACACCGTGAGAAAAGAAATCTGCGGCGATGGAATGGCAGGAAAACAAGAGGTAGCAACAAAGATGGTGGAACAGTTCCCGGAGTTGAAGCCTTATTTGCATTCGGACCGGAGATGGAAGGAAGAGTTCTTCTATAATATGTTTGATGCGGTATGCTTGGGTGCAGCCGCTTTAAGAAGGCTCGAATGA
- a CDS encoding helix-turn-helix domain-containing protein, which produces MEQRTMKHGEWYWLDKAIIQIYAREMGLLSVGVYHFLASMADKNQSCYPSQKYIAERIGCSRGSVNKAIKSLVESKLISVWKTPGKSTVYHLLPVTVLNNDTHLSKERNHGVSKVNTNNNKGTRNNTNNIVYVKKSYSTKNTPDQDDLRAREELLANDLMEALGDERHFGRYLFYAQKYPEEFLRHVLSETNATPDSRIRKSRVALFRYLVKFYAKQTNEDHSG; this is translated from the coding sequence ATGGAACAGCGAACCATGAAACACGGCGAATGGTACTGGCTGGATAAGGCAATTATCCAAATTTATGCAAGAGAAATGGGTCTTTTATCCGTGGGTGTCTATCACTTCTTAGCCAGTATGGCTGACAAAAACCAAAGCTGTTACCCTTCGCAAAAATACATTGCAGAACGGATAGGCTGCTCACGAGGGTCAGTAAACAAAGCTATAAAAAGTCTTGTGGAAAGTAAGTTAATAAGTGTGTGGAAAACTCCTGGTAAATCCACAGTGTACCACCTTTTGCCGGTAACCGTGTTGAATAACGATACACACCTGTCGAAAGAAAGGAATCATGGTGTATCAAAAGTGAACACAAACAACAATAAGGGAACAAGAAATAATACCAATAATATTGTTTATGTAAAGAAATCGTACTCCACCAAGAATACCCCTGACCAGGATGACTTAAGAGCAAGAGAGGAGCTGTTGGCTAACGACCTGATGGAGGCACTGGGCGACGAACGCCACTTCGGGCGTTATCTCTTTTATGCCCAAAAATATCCGGAAGAATTCCTGAGACACGTCTTATCCGAGACAAATGCTACTCCTGATTCGAGAATCAGGAAAAGTCGAGTGGCATTGTTCAGGTATCTCGTCAAATTCTATGCAAAGCAAACCAACGAGGATCATAGCGGTTAA
- a CDS encoding type IV secretion system DNA-binding domain-containing protein, which translates to MGFVERFLDLLLGEGRHSEQSTTPEEVSSEPNIHYEETAGALDLGWRYSEDKNEFQMAKIAQRDRGTHMYVIGSTGSGKTKFLEFLVSQDIKERHGFGVIDPHGDLIEDIKGFLANSYEENELAERVVLIDPTDKQSTVTFNPLEKMGDVSIADQVNELISSFRKIWSDSWGARMEDLMRNSMIALGESGYTLIDLPIFLSRRAFREIVIKKVTHPITLEYFTRFEAMTDRAQVTWVEPVMNKINALLSDERIRQMFSASQSSFNIKDVINSKKILLIKLDKGKLKDSSDLLGSLLLSKIQMAAFSRGDVPQRKRTPFYLYIDEFQNFASESFSVILSEARKYGLSLIMAHQTMAQIPDELRSLILGNTGLQVFFRLNRQDASLLAKEAFSYSGYEVKGVRNLSPIYWTLGEEWEKKTEEFQSLQPRFCYVKHKIQGGLILIQTAEIEDSWGVADMPEEEFYEFMERLPFGKKYLKLRDELSASVKQRTEQIYGELRTKEEERKKYFEAKPAPVGTPVSEPASIRETPVLLEKEAVLNTMEAPKEKAETQHRYLQNLVKNIAEGAGYRATIEATTPDGNGRVDVLIEKDNEKIACEITVTTDEVHELENIKKCLSSGYSEVMVCSEDKRKLEKIKKLASDQVDAKDQPNILFFTPEDLVSYFTGKGTKDVVEEKKIKGYRVKVTHPGYDDMEKAKKRQSVADVILKSFQRLKGKK; encoded by the coding sequence TTGGGTTTTGTAGAAAGATTTCTTGACCTGTTGCTCGGCGAAGGAAGGCATAGCGAGCAAAGTACGACACCGGAAGAGGTTTCCTCTGAACCAAACATCCACTATGAAGAAACTGCGGGCGCTCTCGATTTGGGCTGGAGGTATTCGGAGGATAAGAACGAATTCCAGATGGCGAAGATCGCCCAACGGGATCGTGGAACACACATGTACGTCATCGGCTCGACAGGTTCAGGCAAGACGAAGTTTCTCGAATTCCTCGTGAGCCAAGACATCAAGGAAAGACACGGTTTCGGAGTCATCGACCCCCACGGTGATCTTATCGAGGACATCAAGGGATTCTTGGCAAACTCATATGAAGAAAACGAGCTTGCTGAAAGAGTCGTTCTCATTGATCCCACCGACAAGCAGTCCACCGTCACATTCAATCCATTGGAGAAAATGGGCGATGTATCAATCGCCGATCAGGTGAACGAACTCATAAGTAGTTTCAGAAAAATATGGTCGGACTCATGGGGCGCCAGGATGGAAGATTTGATGCGGAACTCCATGATAGCCCTCGGGGAATCAGGGTACACCCTGATTGATCTGCCTATCTTCCTCTCAAGACGGGCATTCAGAGAGATCGTAATAAAGAAAGTAACTCATCCAATTACCTTGGAATACTTCACTCGTTTCGAAGCCATGACCGACCGGGCACAGGTAACATGGGTTGAGCCGGTGATGAACAAGATAAATGCACTCCTCTCGGATGAACGAATACGGCAGATGTTTTCCGCCTCACAAAGCTCGTTCAATATAAAGGATGTTATTAATTCCAAGAAGATACTTCTCATTAAGCTCGATAAGGGAAAGCTGAAGGACTCCTCTGACCTTTTGGGTTCTCTGCTCCTGAGCAAAATCCAGATGGCAGCATTTTCGAGAGGGGATGTGCCACAGAGGAAAAGAACACCTTTCTACTTGTACATAGATGAATTCCAGAATTTCGCTTCGGAATCATTTTCAGTCATCCTTTCGGAGGCGAGGAAATATGGTCTGTCGCTTATCATGGCACACCAGACGATGGCACAGATTCCTGATGAATTGAGAAGTCTCATTTTAGGAAACACCGGCTTACAGGTTTTCTTCAGGCTCAACCGCCAGGACGCCTCACTTCTGGCCAAGGAAGCTTTCTCCTATTCCGGCTACGAGGTTAAGGGCGTAAGAAATCTTAGTCCTATCTACTGGACACTCGGTGAGGAATGGGAGAAGAAAACCGAGGAGTTTCAAAGTCTCCAACCACGGTTCTGCTATGTGAAGCACAAGATTCAAGGCGGCTTGATCCTGATACAGACAGCCGAGATAGAGGACTCTTGGGGCGTAGCTGACATGCCCGAGGAGGAGTTCTACGAGTTCATGGAACGACTCCCATTCGGAAAGAAATACCTGAAGCTGAGAGATGAGCTGTCCGCCTCTGTGAAACAAAGAACGGAACAAATATATGGCGAACTTCGGACTAAAGAGGAGGAACGGAAAAAGTATTTCGAAGCCAAACCGGCGCCTGTGGGAACACCTGTTTCGGAGCCAGCATCAATTCGCGAAACACCTGTTCTATTGGAAAAGGAAGCCGTGTTAAATACCATGGAGGCTCCGAAAGAGAAGGCGGAGACGCAGCACAGATATTTGCAGAACCTCGTGAAAAACATAGCCGAGGGTGCCGGATACCGGGCCACGATTGAAGCCACGACACCGGATGGCAATGGACGGGTTGACGTACTAATCGAAAAGGATAACGAGAAAATAGCGTGTGAAATCACCGTGACCACGGATGAAGTTCATGAACTCGAAAACATAAAGAAATGTCTGTCATCAGGGTACAGCGAAGTCATGGTCTGCTCTGAGGATAAAAGGAAATTAGAGAAGATAAAAAAACTGGCATCAGATCAGGTTGATGCAAAAGATCAGCCGAACATTCTTTTCTTCACCCCAGAGGATCTCGTGTCGTACTTCACTGGAAAAGGTACGAAAGATGTGGTCGAGGAAAAGAAAATCAAGGGTTACAGAGTCAAGGTTACGCATCCGGGTTACGATGATATGGAGAAAGCGAAGAAACGGCAGTCCGTAGCGGATGTGATACTCAAATCGTTTCAACGTCTTAAGGGCAAGAAATGA
- a CDS encoding isoprenylcysteine carboxylmethyltransferase family protein, whose translation MNDFNRIFGSGPVGLSISIILLLLSNYLRNTFNIPEIFADHYAIRLAIFIILTAVSIAVVGWSFKSLNPMLRGRNLIRTGAFKYFRHPLYGAFLTFFDFGLAILLNNWVFVCWAFLLHPIWHFLVKREENVLTEAFPNDYEEYCKVTGRFFPRLITKKQ comes from the coding sequence ATGAATGACTTCAACCGGATTTTTGGATCAGGCCCCGTAGGTCTGTCTATAAGCATTATTTTACTTCTTCTATCAAATTACTTGAGAAACACATTCAACATTCCAGAAATATTCGCCGACCACTATGCCATTCGTCTCGCTATATTCATAATCCTGACTGCTGTTTCCATTGCGGTCGTTGGCTGGAGTTTCAAATCTTTGAATCCCATGTTGAGGGGAAGAAACTTGATAAGAACAGGAGCCTTCAAGTATTTTCGTCACCCACTATATGGAGCTTTCTTGACGTTTTTCGATTTCGGATTAGCGATCTTATTAAACAATTGGGTCTTTGTCTGTTGGGCTTTCCTGTTGCATCCGATATGGCACTTCCTTGTGAAGAGAGAAGAAAATGTATTAACGGAAGCTTTCCCGAATGACTATGAAGAATACTGCAAGGTCACGGGGAGGTTCTTCCCAAGGTTAATTACAAAAAAGCAATAG
- a CDS encoding helix-turn-helix transcriptional regulator encodes MVENPKTWADQLRNRRLKLRLSLPKAARLLKVSRNTLCEWEARKLDILAIHYPRIINFLGYIPPLFSTKTTGQKILAYRLIHGMSQQKLALLLKVSQGALSHWERDVVEPRGGSKKKIEELLGPMMEMLDELR; translated from the coding sequence ATGGTTGAAAATCCCAAAACTTGGGCTGATCAATTGAGAAATCGACGACTTAAATTACGCCTCTCTCTTCCAAAAGCTGCTCGCCTCCTTAAGGTTTCAAGAAACACCCTTTGTGAATGGGAAGCCCGCAAACTGGATATCCTTGCAATACATTATCCCAGGATTATCAATTTTTTGGGCTATATCCCGCCCCTCTTCTCGACAAAAACCACTGGGCAAAAGATCTTAGCGTACCGCCTAATCCATGGAATGAGCCAGCAAAAACTCGCGCTACTACTTAAAGTTTCACAAGGCGCATTGAGCCATTGGGAAAGGGACGTAGTTGAACCCAGGGGCGGCAGCAAGAAAAAGATCGAAGAATTGCTGGGCCCGATGATGGAAATGCTCGATGAACTAAGGTAA
- a CDS encoding T9SS type A sorting domain-containing protein, with product MIPTLVTRPNPFNPTTMIDYQLPVVSHVTLKIFDVLGREVATIVDEKKMPGTYEVKFDGSKFASGVYFCRMNAGNYVSTRKLLLLK from the coding sequence GTGATCCCCACTTTGGTAACACGACCTAACCCCTTCAACCCCACAACGATGATCGATTATCAATTGCCAGTAGTCAGCCATGTCACATTGAAAATCTTTGATGTGCTTGGGAGGGAAGTGGCGACAATCGTAGATGAGAAGAAGATGCCCGGAACATACGAAGTGAAATTCGACGGAAGCAAATTCGCGAGCGGAGTTTATTTCTGCCGGATGAACGCGGGGAATTATGTATCGACAAGGAAATTACTCCTTCTGAAGTAA
- a CDS encoding aminotransferase class I/II-fold pyridoxal phosphate-dependent enzyme has product MTKPNIPRAGKKKINHMNRNHSEKNLEKDYSTETHLIYGKFYTEKWDYSHHLVPPITASATFRLESAQRGAQGFIDFAHTIEGEEISKQTPIYIYDRLGEPNKDILEDNLALAESGDACVTFASGMGAVSAALGILTAPGDQVISHKMLYGCTYELLTLWYPRYRIDVKFLDLTDPKNLERTITSTTRVVYFETPVNPTLDLIDIEAISKIVKAENIKRRKQNRISIVVDNTFATPFCQRPIELGADFVVHSLTKNIGGFGTDVGGAVVGPSWSHDRLLLYRKDFGAVLSTRNAWNALVYGLPTLATRVRQQQETAGEIARFLSGHPKISRVNYPGLEEFRQHPLAKRQMHDFDGNFAPGSMIYFVVKGRNPDDSKCRGEKLINLLAKNAYTITLAVSLGNIRTLIEHPGSMTHAAIPGAEQIKKGIDPGGMRLSIGLEKVDDILRDLQEALNQI; this is encoded by the coding sequence ATGACGAAGCCGAATATCCCGCGCGCGGGAAAGAAAAAAATAAATCATATGAATCGGAATCATTCAGAAAAGAATCTTGAGAAAGATTATAGCACTGAGACTCATCTTATCTATGGAAAGTTTTACACCGAGAAGTGGGACTACTCTCATCATCTTGTCCCGCCGATAACGGCCAGCGCGACATTCCGTCTCGAATCCGCGCAGCGCGGCGCGCAGGGTTTCATCGATTTCGCACATACGATCGAAGGCGAGGAAATTTCCAAGCAAACACCGATCTACATTTACGATCGACTTGGTGAACCCAACAAGGATATTCTCGAAGATAATCTCGCGCTTGCGGAATCTGGAGATGCCTGCGTGACGTTCGCGAGCGGAATGGGCGCCGTCTCAGCTGCACTGGGGATTCTTACCGCACCTGGAGATCAGGTAATTTCTCACAAGATGCTCTACGGCTGTACGTACGAGTTGCTGACTCTATGGTATCCGCGATACAGGATCGACGTAAAGTTTCTCGACCTGACCGATCCGAAAAACCTGGAGCGCACGATCACCTCGACAACTCGCGTCGTTTATTTCGAGACCCCTGTAAATCCGACACTGGATTTGATCGACATCGAGGCGATTTCGAAAATTGTCAAAGCCGAAAATATCAAGCGACGGAAGCAGAACCGGATCAGTATCGTCGTGGACAACACGTTTGCGACGCCGTTCTGCCAGCGCCCGATCGAGTTAGGTGCAGATTTCGTGGTACACTCGCTGACAAAGAACATCGGCGGCTTCGGCACCGACGTCGGCGGAGCGGTGGTCGGACCATCGTGGAGCCACGACAGGCTCTTGCTTTACAGAAAAGATTTCGGCGCAGTATTGAGCACACGAAATGCATGGAACGCTCTCGTCTATGGATTGCCGACGCTCGCGACGAGGGTTCGTCAGCAGCAGGAAACGGCAGGCGAAATCGCGCGCTTCCTTTCTGGTCACCCGAAGATCAGCCGCGTAAATTATCCGGGGCTCGAGGAGTTCAGGCAGCATCCGTTAGCGAAGAGGCAGATGCATGATTTCGACGGGAACTTTGCACCGGGCTCAATGATTTATTTTGTCGTGAAGGGAAGAAATCCGGACGACAGCAAGTGTCGCGGAGAGAAATTGATAAATTTGCTTGCGAAAAATGCCTACACGATAACGCTGGCCGTCAGCCTCGGAAACATCAGGACCCTTATCGAGCATCCGGGAAGCATGACGCACGCCGCCATTCCGGGTGCCGAGCAGATCAAAAAGGGAATCGACCCGGGCGGGATGAGACTTTCGATTGGACTTGAAAAAGTGGACGACATTTTGCGAGATTTGCAGGAAGCATTGAACCAGATTTGA